From the Zingiber officinale cultivar Zhangliang unplaced genomic scaffold, Zo_v1.1 ctg198, whole genome shotgun sequence genome, the window catctgatcggagccttccattcttcaagatacttcgtCAAGCCataaaattccagtgggatgccgAGTgtgaccgggcattggaagaactCAAAGAATATCTAAATTCCTTGCCTATATTAGCCAAGCCAATTGTTGGTGAGTCACTCTGGATCTACTTGTCATTCAATGAGCATGTGGTCGAGTTGGCTCTAGTTAGGCAGAACGACCAAGAGCAGCAGCCTGTATATTTTTTGAGCCATATATTAAAGGATACTGAGTCCCGCTACACTGATCttgaaaagttggcttatgcattagtactCGCTGCGTGGAGACTTCGCCCGTACTTCCTAGCGCACTCAATAATTGTGATGACTAACAGCACTTTGgaaagagtcctcctcaatccggAGGCATCCAGATGGCTGATTAAGTGGACGACAAAACTTAGTAagttcgacattcagtatcaacctcgAGCAACGATCAAGGCTCaagccttggcagattttgtcataAAAGTCCAGAGTGATGAGCCGATAGCAACATAGAAGATATATGTTGATGGCTCATCCACTCGGCAGGGCAGTGGAATCAACATATTGCTTATCTCACCGCGGGAGGACTGGATGCAGCTGTCCGTTCGGTTGAACTATCGAGTCActaataacgaagcagagtatgaggcgctGATAGCTGGCCTATATGTAGCTAGGCACATGGGAGCGGTTAAAGTCCTCATCCATTCGGACTCCTAGCTTGCCGCCTAGCAGCTATTCAGAACATTCGAGATAAGCAACGCTCAGCTAAGGCTCTATGCAAAGGCTTTCGAGAAGCTAAAGACCAACTTCCAGGAGGttattatacagaagatcccccgatcggagaaccaggAGGTGGATGAGTTAGCGAAACTAGCCAGTTCATTGACGCCGATCATCATAGGTCAGCCGATTGAGCAGGTCTCACTTGTGGCGCACATCGACTGGATGGAGGGAATAACTTTCCCGAACGATTGGAGAATATCCCTGACAGAGTTCTTGCAGTCAGGAGCTGCACCTTCCGATCCGGAAGAAGCTCGCTTGCTGAAGAAGAGGGTCGGATGGTTCACCTTGGTGGGGGACCAACTTTACAAGTAGTCATTCTCTAGGCCCCTCCACAAGTGCGTCGGAGCGGAAGACGTCCAATACATCTTGAAGGAGGTGCACtaaggtgttgggtttttcgggccgcaaaaaccgctttttgcgttgcggaaaccccgaatcccatgccaccggatccgtgcgaagttataaaacaaaattttttttttNNNNNNNNNNNNNNNNNNNNNNNNNNNNNNNNNNNtacaaagaaaaagagattacccttgatgcgaagcccttcgcaaatcccgctcgtccaaggttcgccggatctcaaggttgtcaagtgtacaaccctctatgtgtatccacacgaacaaatctatggagagaacctctaaagatgtgctaacaaccttagaggatcagcaatggtggaggagagggagagaagaaaggtagagaggaagaagaaggaggttaccaaaaccaaatgaaactcacacttgtAAAAATTAAGTGACCGACCACCTttttgaggcttataaacctccatgggatttcaagagtcacaactcttgatctccttcatgaggtggcacacacatgtgctagccttgatgatgtggtacatcatcattagtccacttaatgccaactcacaaatgaggtggcaatggccaagtcaaacttgacttttcatcttcctctcaagtcaagtcaaacttgaccacttctctgccatggttgatcaaatctaaccattggttcaagtaaattttaatttaatgaatctctattcattgaattaaattggctcaatgagtctaagtctaaattagactcatttaacacatgaaccgaattgagtccaactcaattagtttactttggattactcttaatccaatttggttcatcacatgaacctaatcctcttggttcatcatatgaacctaatctccatctaatttccctttgtgtgtgaccctatagttcttgttgttggtgcgggtagcactaacggtctaacccaggttttgatgaatgacaaataggttaagttagttgtgttgttgtctgacactttgatcgagtgtgcaggagaagtccagacaggtcgacgggctgaccagatgtctggcacgaagtccagctaggtcgacgggctgaccggatagctggcgagaagtccaagcgggtcgacgggctgaccggacgcttggcgagaagtccagctaggtcgacgggctgaccggatagctggcgagaagtccaagcgggtcgacgggctgaccggacgcttggcaagaagtccagacgggtcgacgggctgaccggacgtctggcaggtaagtgaggtaagtcactggaggggagtgactgcgaggacgcattcccgggaagggaacattaggcgtcgatccggcttagatccatttcggatatctaagtcgagatcgtgactagattccggtctcggaaagatggaatctaagtcatactcttgatgctaatttttattacttagcgtatctgtaaaaatgtgctaacaaactgtgctgcagggtttatttgcctcggactaaccgtGTTTTGCAGGAAAGCTGGGTCCGGCGCAAAGTGGTCCGGGAGGATccagcgcccggaggcaaatttatcccgggacgacgttgacacttggagcatgctggttgggagtgttgtCACATTCCGtgcgccggaagggatccagcgccggcaagatataaaagaagcctgcGAGCTTCAACATATCGCTTCGAGAactcgagtccaatcactctccgctctgcgctccaacaacgttcacaaagctccgacgactcactccgctcttttaattcattgtttgtcggttagctttgttttctttcttttcattagcaatatttgtacgtaaattgtaattatccgaattgctagtgaattgcccaacgaaagtactcaaggagtacaggccttcgagtaggagtcgtcacaggctccgaacgaagtaaaaatcaacagtgttcatctctttacttctttacttttccgctgcgtcttaactcgagattt encodes:
- the LOC122036704 gene encoding uncharacterized protein LOC122036704 yields the protein MPFGLKNVRVTYERLMNKYINKTCRTLRTYGIKLNPSKCLFNTKSGHFLGYIVTERGIEANPSKWDAECDRALEELKEYLNSLPILAKPIVGESLWIYLSFNEHVVELALVRQNDQEQQPVYFLSHILKDTESRYTDLEKLAYALVLAAWRLRPYFLAHSIIVMTNSTLERVLLNPEASRWLIKWTTKLSKFDIQYQPRATIKAQALGSGINILLISPREDWMQLSVRLNYRVTNNEAEYEALIAGLYLRLYAKAFEKLKTNFQEVIIQKIPRSENQEVDELAKLASSLTPIIIGQPIEQVSLVAHIDWMEGITFPNDWRISLTEFLQSGAAPSDPEEARLLKKRVGWFTLVGDQLYK